The following proteins are encoded in a genomic region of uncultured Umboniibacter sp.:
- the ftsY gene encoding signal recognition particle-docking protein FtsY: MLFFKKKRKQNDANPEQNSEPTSQTDAPSESEEVNPAPNSSTPDELEGAVENVADQAPITSSDEEDASAPSEPTKTSWLQRVKQGLSRTSSQFSDGLANVFLGKKEIDDELLEELETQLLLADVGMKATLRIIDALTERVARKELKDAAALRQALLDLLEEQLQSVDSSFDYGKTGNKPCVILVVGVNGVGKTTTIGKLAKQLQGEGKRVMLAAGDTFRAAAVEQLQVWGERNDVPVIAQHTGADSASVIFDAVQAAEARNVDVLIADTAGRLQNKANLMEELEKVVRVMKKLNPDAPHEVLLVLDAGTGQNAISQTKLFTEAVNVTGLALTKLDGTAKGGIIFALANEFSVPVRFIGVGEGIDDLRPFKAREFSEALFQTTRS, from the coding sequence ATGCTTTTTTTTAAAAAGAAACGGAAGCAAAACGATGCCAATCCGGAACAAAACTCTGAGCCGACCTCGCAAACAGACGCACCGTCGGAAAGTGAGGAAGTTAACCCAGCGCCGAATTCGTCAACGCCTGACGAGCTCGAGGGCGCTGTCGAGAATGTCGCAGATCAAGCGCCGATTACGTCATCTGATGAAGAAGATGCGAGCGCGCCCAGTGAACCGACTAAAACCAGCTGGCTCCAACGAGTCAAACAAGGATTAAGCCGAACTAGCTCTCAGTTTAGCGATGGCTTAGCCAATGTTTTCCTCGGTAAGAAGGAAATTGACGACGAGTTACTCGAGGAGCTCGAAACACAGCTTTTATTGGCTGATGTGGGCATGAAAGCCACTTTGCGTATCATTGATGCACTCACTGAACGCGTTGCCCGTAAGGAACTGAAAGACGCCGCCGCCCTCCGACAGGCACTCCTCGATTTACTTGAGGAACAATTGCAGTCAGTGGATAGCTCCTTTGACTATGGCAAGACCGGCAACAAGCCCTGTGTCATTCTTGTCGTTGGCGTGAATGGTGTGGGCAAAACCACCACGATTGGCAAGCTCGCCAAGCAACTCCAAGGAGAAGGAAAGCGTGTTATGCTCGCTGCAGGTGACACCTTCCGTGCGGCGGCGGTAGAGCAGCTGCAAGTCTGGGGTGAGCGCAATGATGTTCCCGTCATTGCACAGCACACCGGCGCCGACAGTGCTTCAGTCATCTTCGATGCCGTTCAGGCTGCCGAGGCACGCAATGTGGACGTTCTCATAGCCGATACTGCTGGCCGACTTCAAAACAAAGCCAACTTAATGGAAGAGTTGGAAAAGGTTGTTCGCGTCATGAAGAAGCTCAACCCCGATGCGCCACACGAGGTACTGTTAGTCCTAGACGCGGGCACGGGGCAGAACGCTATCTCGCAAACCAAATTATTCACCGAAGCCGTCAATGTGACAGGATTGGCGTTGACAAAACTCGACGGCACCGCAAAAGGCGGTATTATATTCGCTCTGGCTAACGAATTTAGTGTTCCCGTGCGTTTTATCGGTGTCGGTGAAGGAATCGACGATTTAAGGCCGTTCAAGGCACGCGAGTTTAGCGAGGCGTTATTCCAAACAACCAGGTCATAG
- the rsmD gene encoding 16S rRNA (guanine(966)-N(2))-methyltransferase RsmD encodes MNAQKMASKIRQHSAQPSTIRVIGGVHRGRKLPVILADGLRPTGDRVRETVFNWLQPFITGARCVDVCAGSGALGIEALSRGAASAAFIEFNAHVAQQLRLNCSTLSLEAEVLLGDARRILADQPRNYFDIAFLDPPFDDQLWQVLLQELIPTMKPGGLVYIEQPKSEVVEWPNNWRQLKAKTAGQLSFSLWQLAYSPQSEAESISNNDNE; translated from the coding sequence ATGAATGCTCAAAAAATGGCCTCAAAAATACGTCAACATAGCGCTCAACCATCAACCATTCGAGTCATCGGAGGGGTGCATCGCGGGCGCAAACTACCTGTGATTCTAGCAGACGGTTTACGACCTACCGGAGATCGTGTGCGAGAGACGGTTTTTAATTGGCTGCAACCCTTCATAACCGGAGCAAGGTGTGTCGATGTCTGCGCTGGCTCAGGTGCGCTGGGTATCGAAGCACTTTCACGCGGGGCAGCGTCCGCAGCTTTTATAGAATTCAATGCGCACGTGGCGCAACAACTACGGCTAAACTGCAGCACGCTTTCGCTTGAAGCTGAGGTGTTGTTGGGCGACGCTCGACGTATTTTAGCGGATCAACCGCGCAATTATTTCGACATCGCTTTTCTAGATCCACCCTTCGATGACCAACTTTGGCAGGTTTTGTTGCAAGAGTTAATTCCCACAATGAAGCCGGGTGGGTTAGTATACATAGAGCAGCCCAAGTCCGAAGTGGTGGAGTGGCCTAACAATTGGCGACAATTGAAGGCAAAAACAGCGGGTCAACTAAGCTTTTCCCTCTGGCAGTTAGCCTATTCACCGCAGAGCGAAGCGGAATCGATTTCAAACAACGACAACGAGTAA
- the coaD gene encoding pantetheine-phosphate adenylyltransferase — protein MRRVVYPGTFDPITNGHTDLIERASRLFDEVVVAIAPNTKKNPLFTLEQRVSMVKEVTQHLPSVQVIGFEGLLVDVVRKNKATGVLRGLRAVSDFEYEFQLANMNRALAPEVESLFLTPADHLSYISSTLVREIAALQGDVTKFVHPKVAEALKLRFEQA, from the coding sequence ATGCGCAGGGTGGTTTACCCCGGAACATTTGATCCCATTACCAACGGTCACACGGATCTCATTGAGCGTGCCAGTCGACTATTCGACGAAGTGGTGGTGGCTATTGCGCCGAATACTAAAAAGAATCCGCTCTTCACGTTAGAACAGCGGGTCAGCATGGTCAAAGAGGTTACTCAGCACCTACCCAGTGTCCAAGTCATTGGCTTTGAGGGATTGCTAGTGGATGTTGTTCGCAAGAATAAGGCGACGGGTGTGCTGCGAGGGCTTCGAGCGGTTTCAGATTTTGAATACGAATTTCAGCTGGCGAATATGAATCGTGCTTTGGCCCCCGAGGTGGAGAGCTTATTCTTAACACCGGCAGACCATCTTTCTTATATCTCCTCAACGCTAGTCCGCGAAATAGCCGCTCTCCAGGGTGATGTGACTAAGTTCGTTCACCCAAAAGTAGCAGAAGCGTTAAAACTTCGATTTGAGCAAGCATGA
- the ggt gene encoding gamma-glutamyltransferase → MMRGLILAVALFSASVWASDELQPEAYSGISALKGGTSQNAMVVAAHPLAAEAGYQILQLGGSAVDAAIAIQLALTLVEPQSSGIGGGGFMLHYDAALESLVMLDGRETAPMAADGSLFLEENGDRMGFWKALIGGRSVGVPGVLAMLAEAHEQHGKLPWETLFEPTIKLAEEGFVVSPRLHLLLSTFPYMDVNPAIKAYFYDGDGEPWPVGYRLKNPDYAKTLKLLATEGVQVFYHGQLAEQIVTAVQSDSSSQGLLTLADMQAYQPVERLAVCAPVWDYEVCSAAPPSSGGVTLLQQLSLIERQQADYSGPLDPLFIHHFTAASNLAFADRNMYLADSDFVAVPVAGLLAPDYLDERAKLITSEALVSAQPGVPDVSLTRAFHGSPSQPSTTHFSVVDTEGNVVSMTSSIEMGFGSRVMVGGFLLNNQLTDFDFVPVNADGELVANRVQPGKRPRSSMSPTIVFLDGKPVLTAGSPGGSRIINYTAQAIANVLLFNLTPEAAVAVPHIVARNTSVLELESPGIDAETIDALEQQGYRVRSGFQNSGLHLIKIGNFLEGGADPRREGVVRGE, encoded by the coding sequence ATGATGCGCGGGCTCATATTGGCCGTAGCATTATTTAGCGCCTCAGTATGGGCAAGTGATGAACTTCAGCCGGAAGCCTATTCGGGTATAAGCGCTCTAAAGGGCGGCACCTCGCAGAACGCGATGGTCGTTGCAGCCCATCCTTTAGCCGCCGAGGCGGGTTACCAAATACTTCAACTTGGTGGTTCCGCTGTTGATGCAGCGATTGCAATTCAGCTTGCGCTGACCTTAGTTGAACCACAATCCTCTGGGATCGGTGGTGGCGGCTTCATGTTGCACTACGATGCTGCGCTCGAATCGTTAGTGATGTTAGATGGTCGAGAGACGGCGCCGATGGCTGCCGATGGCTCGTTGTTTCTCGAGGAAAATGGCGATCGAATGGGCTTCTGGAAAGCACTAATCGGTGGCCGCTCTGTGGGAGTCCCCGGCGTACTCGCTATGCTGGCCGAGGCACATGAACAGCACGGAAAATTACCCTGGGAAACACTCTTTGAGCCAACCATCAAGTTAGCTGAGGAAGGGTTTGTAGTTTCGCCCCGACTTCACTTGCTTCTCTCTACCTTTCCCTACATGGATGTCAATCCAGCAATCAAAGCGTATTTCTATGATGGTGACGGTGAACCCTGGCCGGTTGGCTATCGGCTTAAAAATCCGGATTACGCCAAAACTCTTAAGCTCCTAGCGACTGAGGGTGTTCAGGTCTTTTACCATGGACAGTTGGCGGAACAGATTGTGACAGCAGTTCAGTCAGATAGCTCGAGCCAGGGATTGCTAACGCTGGCAGATATGCAAGCCTACCAGCCCGTTGAGCGCCTAGCGGTTTGCGCTCCGGTTTGGGATTATGAAGTGTGTAGTGCGGCGCCGCCATCATCAGGCGGTGTGACACTGCTGCAGCAGTTGAGTCTGATTGAGCGACAGCAGGCCGACTACAGCGGGCCCTTAGATCCACTGTTTATCCATCATTTCACCGCGGCATCAAACTTAGCTTTTGCCGATCGAAATATGTATTTGGCTGATTCGGACTTTGTAGCGGTTCCTGTGGCGGGGCTGTTGGCGCCCGATTATCTTGACGAGCGCGCTAAACTCATTACCTCTGAGGCGTTAGTCTCAGCACAACCCGGCGTTCCCGATGTGTCGCTGACTCGAGCCTTTCACGGCTCGCCGTCCCAACCGTCAACCACACACTTTTCCGTTGTTGATACGGAGGGCAATGTCGTCAGCATGACTAGCTCTATTGAAATGGGCTTTGGCTCACGAGTGATGGTAGGTGGCTTCTTGCTGAATAATCAACTCACTGATTTTGACTTCGTACCGGTCAATGCGGATGGCGAATTAGTGGCTAATCGAGTTCAGCCCGGAAAACGTCCACGCTCGTCCATGTCGCCAACAATTGTATTTCTTGATGGTAAGCCAGTGTTAACAGCGGGCTCCCCGGGGGGTTCTCGAATCATCAATTACACGGCTCAGGCCATTGCTAATGTGCTGCTCTTTAATCTGACGCCCGAAGCTGCGGTAGCCGTTCCACATATCGTTGCTCGAAACACCTCGGTGCTGGAATTAGAGTCTCCTGGTATCGATGCAGAAACCATTGACGCACTGGAGCAGCAGGGTTATCGCGTCCGGTCTGGATTTCAAAATTCGGGACTTCATCTGATTAAGATTGGCAACTTCTTAGAGGGTGGTGCCGATCCGCGTCGAGAGGGTGTTGTGAGAGGGGAATAG
- a CDS encoding serine hydrolase domain-containing protein, with protein MLGRFNEDKLAAMVRQLEHNYLAGNKLPNLQVAITTPSETIYSHAAGFADIDTQTPITTQHSYRIYSMTKPITCMALMMLVERGLIQLTDAVADYLPELSSLKVYESGTLGDFVTRPIENPLTIHQLLTHTSGLTYGFNQANPIEHFYVQHELDHVWRNTKEQWLANLAEAPLLFEPGTAWNYGLSTDVIGFVVEAVSGCSLGEFMQREIFQPLGMLQTGFQYTGTAERMTSCYQCTEENSLKLFDRYDNSLFSQTPRAHSGGGGLVSTSADYLKFMRLLLNHGRHENQQIIAPKTLEYMRLNHLPNGASIADMSMGSFSEVRYQGTGYGLGFSNLFDVTAAGVVGSEGEYGWGGMASTNFWIDPEEQFGVLLLTQLIPSSTYNIRSELRSMIYGAYRY; from the coding sequence ATGCTCGGACGCTTTAATGAAGACAAACTCGCTGCCATGGTTAGACAGCTTGAACACAACTATTTGGCGGGGAATAAGCTTCCCAATCTGCAGGTAGCTATTACCACCCCCAGCGAGACTATCTATTCTCATGCAGCGGGCTTTGCAGATATCGATACCCAAACGCCCATAACTACTCAGCACAGCTACCGAATCTATTCAATGACCAAGCCTATCACCTGTATGGCACTGATGATGTTGGTAGAGCGCGGTTTAATTCAGCTAACGGATGCGGTAGCCGACTACCTTCCGGAGCTAAGCTCTCTCAAGGTCTACGAAAGTGGTACGTTAGGAGATTTCGTTACTCGACCCATAGAGAATCCACTCACCATCCACCAGCTACTCACCCATACCAGTGGGCTCACCTATGGCTTCAACCAGGCCAACCCTATCGAGCACTTCTATGTGCAACATGAGCTGGATCACGTGTGGCGTAATACCAAGGAACAATGGCTGGCAAATCTTGCCGAAGCTCCGCTCCTTTTCGAACCGGGTACAGCATGGAATTACGGACTGTCTACTGACGTTATCGGCTTTGTTGTTGAGGCCGTCAGTGGCTGTTCTTTGGGTGAATTTATGCAACGGGAGATTTTCCAACCTCTGGGCATGTTGCAGACTGGGTTTCAATATACCGGCACCGCGGAGCGAATGACGAGCTGCTACCAGTGTACCGAGGAGAATTCACTGAAGTTATTTGACCGCTACGATAATTCGCTTTTTAGCCAGACCCCGAGAGCCCATTCTGGCGGTGGCGGCCTGGTGTCAACGAGTGCAGATTACCTCAAATTCATGCGTCTACTCCTTAACCATGGACGCCATGAAAACCAACAGATTATTGCTCCTAAAACACTGGAGTATATGCGCCTAAATCATCTTCCTAACGGCGCGAGTATTGCCGATATGAGCATGGGATCATTCAGTGAGGTTCGCTACCAAGGAACGGGGTATGGGCTTGGTTTTTCCAATCTATTTGATGTCACCGCCGCGGGAGTCGTGGGCTCTGAAGGCGAATATGGCTGGGGTGGTATGGCAAGTACCAACTTCTGGATTGATCCTGAGGAACAGTTTGGCGTCCTCCTACTCACTCAGCTTATTCCATCATCAACCTATAACATCCGCTCAGAGTTGCGCTCAATGATTTACGGCGCGTATCGTTACTAG
- the mutM gene encoding bifunctional DNA-formamidopyrimidine glycosylase/DNA-(apurinic or apyrimidinic site) lyase — translation MPELPEVETTKRGVQPHIQQQRITALVVRQAKLRWPVSPELQSLVGETILTVRRRAKYLLIDTAKGSIMVHLGMSGSLRVIEQGEPPGFHDHVDLELGKIALRYTDPRRFGCWLFVAPNASHELLSKLGPEPLEEDFQREPFAAALRATKRPIKQAIMDNKIVVGVGNIYANEALFMAKISPVRAASRVSVKRLNALYDAIRIVLAEAIEQGGTTLKDFVGSDGQPGYFKQSLHVYGRGGLDCTVCKQALKEIRLGGRSTVYCPNCQR, via the coding sequence ATGCCTGAATTGCCCGAAGTAGAAACCACCAAACGTGGCGTCCAACCCCATATCCAACAGCAGCGTATTACTGCGCTCGTCGTTCGTCAGGCCAAATTACGTTGGCCGGTATCTCCGGAGCTCCAATCCCTAGTGGGCGAAACGATACTCACTGTTCGCCGCCGAGCCAAATACCTACTTATTGATACTGCGAAGGGCTCCATTATGGTCCATCTCGGGATGTCAGGCAGCCTACGAGTGATTGAACAGGGTGAGCCGCCCGGCTTTCATGATCATGTGGACTTAGAGCTCGGCAAGATTGCGCTTCGCTATACCGACCCACGTCGCTTCGGTTGCTGGCTCTTCGTCGCCCCCAACGCTAGTCATGAGCTCCTCAGCAAACTCGGTCCAGAGCCGCTGGAGGAGGATTTCCAGCGTGAACCCTTCGCGGCGGCACTTCGTGCCACCAAGCGACCAATAAAACAGGCGATCATGGACAATAAAATCGTTGTCGGCGTTGGTAACATCTACGCCAACGAAGCGCTATTTATGGCGAAGATCAGCCCTGTACGAGCGGCAAGTAGGGTGTCAGTTAAACGCCTTAACGCCCTCTATGATGCCATTCGCATCGTGCTCGCTGAAGCCATCGAACAGGGGGGGACTACCCTCAAGGACTTCGTGGGCTCCGACGGCCAACCGGGTTATTTTAAACAGTCATTACACGTCTACGGTCGCGGTGGCCTAGACTGTACTGTATGCAAGCAGGCTTTAAAGGAAATACGCCTTGGTGGTCGGAGTACCGTCTACTGCCCAAACTGCCAACGATAG
- the rpmG gene encoding 50S ribosomal protein L33, producing MRDKIRLVSSANTGHFYTTDKNKRNMPGKMEIKKYDPVVRKHVMYKEAKIK from the coding sequence ATGCGTGATAAAATCCGTTTAGTATCAAGCGCTAACACTGGTCACTTTTACACTACTGACAAGAACAAGCGCAACATGCCTGGAAAAATGGAGATCAAGAAGTACGATCCTGTTGTTCGCAAGCACGTTATGTACAAAGAAGCTAAGATCAAGTAA
- the rpmB gene encoding 50S ribosomal protein L28, translating to MSKVCQVTGKRPVTGNNVSHAKNRTKRRFEPNLHHHRFWVESEKRFVRLRLTSKGMRIIDKKGIDSVLADIRARGESV from the coding sequence ATGTCTAAAGTATGTCAAGTTACCGGCAAGCGTCCAGTAACTGGAAACAATGTTTCACACGCGAAAAACCGCACTAAGCGTCGTTTTGAGCCAAATTTGCACCACCACCGTTTTTGGGTTGAGTCGGAAAAGCGTTTCGTACGCCTTCGTCTTACTTCAAAAGGTATGCGTATCATTGACAAGAAAGGTATCGATTCCGTTCTTGCTGATATCCGCGCTCGTGGCGAATCTGTATAA
- the radC gene encoding DNA repair protein RadC: MSKALPKKNSHDRFKQVSNFDLFQNLFNSINSNDVAILREVNETNSLRHLAWQCESEPDFAALHHTLLIVREFNRRYLSEELQRSTYFNDPNDVKIFLLAELAQRRRERFIALFLDNQHRLIETKVLFKGTINAAQVYPREVVRAAIDLDAAAVIFAHNHPSGIAEPSDADRRITDRLINALSLIDIRVLDHFVVGDCEVISFAERGWV, from the coding sequence ATGTCTAAAGCTTTACCGAAAAAAAACAGCCATGATCGCTTTAAGCAAGTGAGTAATTTTGACCTATTTCAAAATTTGTTTAATTCCATTAACAGCAACGATGTAGCGATATTACGTGAAGTAAATGAAACGAATTCACTGCGCCACCTGGCCTGGCAATGTGAGAGTGAACCCGACTTTGCGGCACTCCACCACACCCTGCTGATAGTTAGAGAATTCAATCGCCGCTATTTGAGTGAGGAACTTCAGCGCTCTACCTATTTTAATGACCCCAATGACGTCAAAATATTTCTACTTGCCGAACTTGCTCAGCGACGCAGAGAACGATTTATCGCTTTATTCCTAGACAACCAACATCGTCTAATCGAGACAAAGGTGTTATTTAAGGGCACCATCAACGCTGCTCAGGTTTACCCTAGGGAGGTAGTCCGCGCTGCGATTGACTTAGATGCCGCTGCCGTCATTTTCGCCCACAACCACCCATCGGGTATTGCTGAGCCGAGTGATGCAGACCGACGAATCACCGATCGACTCATTAACGCTCTTTCACTCATAGATATACGTGTTCTCGACCATTTTGTTGTCGGCGATTGCGAGGTAATATCCTTTGCAGAACGAGGTTGGGTCTAA
- the coaBC gene encoding bifunctional phosphopantothenoylcysteine decarboxylase/phosphopantothenate--cysteine ligase CoaBC — MEQLAALANKRILLGVTGGIAAYKSAEFIRRLKDWGADVRVVMTPAAQEFITPLTLQALSGNSVGIDLLNTEAEAAMGHIELAKWADLVVVAPASADFIARFAAGMGNDLLTTLCLATDAPIAIAPAMNQQMWAAASTQENLNLLANRSVKQFGPDSGSQACGDVGLGRMLDPNELVRLSAEQFTPGSLAGKTVCITAGPTREPIDPVRFLSNHSSGKMGYALAQACVEAGATVKLISGPVNLISPERVELIAVETAQDMLAAAMEHALGVDLFIAAAAVSDYRVEQCAQQKLKKVADDDLQLTLLQNPDILATVAKHEQRPGCVVGFAAETNDVIRYARDKLSRKQLDWIVANDVSRTDAGFNHDDNAVTLISATTEQSLTLASKNQIAIQLVATLAVSL, encoded by the coding sequence ATGGAACAACTAGCTGCATTAGCGAATAAACGAATCCTTCTTGGCGTAACAGGCGGAATCGCTGCGTACAAGAGCGCGGAGTTCATCAGGCGCCTCAAAGACTGGGGTGCCGACGTTCGTGTAGTTATGACGCCCGCGGCACAGGAATTTATAACCCCGCTAACGCTCCAGGCGCTATCCGGTAATTCGGTAGGTATTGATCTTTTGAATACCGAAGCCGAGGCAGCGATGGGACATATCGAACTAGCTAAGTGGGCAGATTTAGTAGTTGTTGCGCCCGCCTCGGCAGACTTTATTGCACGTTTTGCAGCCGGAATGGGCAATGACTTGCTCACCACGCTTTGTTTAGCCACTGATGCACCCATAGCCATTGCACCGGCTATGAACCAACAGATGTGGGCGGCAGCCTCCACCCAGGAGAACCTTAATCTTCTCGCTAATCGATCAGTGAAGCAGTTCGGCCCCGATTCGGGGAGTCAGGCCTGTGGCGATGTTGGTCTAGGTCGAATGTTAGACCCGAATGAGCTAGTAAGGCTCTCGGCAGAGCAATTTACACCGGGCTCACTGGCTGGGAAAACGGTGTGTATTACCGCTGGGCCTACGCGCGAACCGATTGACCCGGTGCGCTTCCTGTCCAATCATAGCTCTGGGAAGATGGGTTACGCGTTAGCGCAGGCGTGTGTTGAGGCTGGGGCCACAGTTAAGTTGATCAGTGGCCCGGTTAATCTTATTTCCCCAGAGCGGGTTGAGCTTATCGCCGTTGAGACCGCGCAGGATATGTTGGCAGCAGCTATGGAACATGCGCTAGGTGTGGACTTGTTTATCGCTGCGGCCGCCGTGTCCGACTATCGCGTTGAGCAATGTGCTCAACAGAAGCTTAAGAAGGTAGCCGACGATGACCTGCAGCTCACCTTATTACAAAACCCCGATATTCTTGCGACGGTAGCTAAACACGAGCAGCGGCCCGGTTGCGTAGTGGGTTTTGCGGCGGAAACGAATGACGTGATTCGCTACGCCAGAGATAAGCTATCACGCAAACAGCTAGACTGGATTGTGGCAAATGATGTCTCGCGCACGGACGCGGGCTTCAATCATGATGATAATGCAGTGACGTTGATTTCCGCGACCACTGAACAGTCATTGACTTTGGCGTCCAAGAATCAGATTGCCATCCAGCTTGTTGCCACACTAGCTGTCAGCCTTTAA
- a CDS encoding phosphomannomutase/phosphoglucomutase codes for MKFQIVKKAIGVVAAAFVVACAVPYFSLSFIEDDHAALQKQRVVEQAQQIRHVVADGLRLAQLEFEQNLAEITEEPLTKRGWNTFTDQQNGVVLGAKLNEVELDDSFTPPISWGDLRMIRAIGKDQFIEPEAFEFNDIWYLRLAKVVTQAGDAQAVAYMQTVPLNYFSELLLPQLSNGRVILLQQLPQGRAQMILSQGAGEGTHRERIRISGIWMAEFDASDQWLTQVDKDYSLVYYALAISALICLLGVVMARRIYQYEASMREESKKGLRKSSTAHDAKWAEVPHHVFRDYDIRGRAEELTDELVLNLGRALGTKVLSAQGEGMYVCRDERSSSPRLHRALIKGILETGCHVVDIGTGPSGKLYYATEVGRHQSGVMITASHNPKDYNGFKIVIGGKVLDGKRVRDIKSLVVANKFASGTGEFHEESLDNEYLERLTQGITESISYKVAVDAGNGIAGPTALSVLKLVGCEPIPLFCDPDGDFPNHDPDPSHLPNLDTLRQRVIDHQADFGIALDGDGDRLFMIDELGQIIMPDKLLMLLARDVCARRPNSKVVFDIKSSSTINEFIERYQGEGLVCKSGHSNVRNKMVQENAILGGELSGHLFIADDWYGFDDGIYAALRIIQLLNQRQQPLSEFVATLPKSYSSAEIRIPVSADYSAHLLDLMNDHQDWKDIATFLLLDGVRVEFTDGWGLVRPSNTESAVTFRFESDTEDGLAAVRQRFYDLLSSAFDDIDWNELIEDLR; via the coding sequence GTGAAGTTTCAGATTGTAAAGAAGGCGATCGGGGTCGTTGCAGCAGCCTTTGTTGTTGCCTGCGCAGTTCCCTATTTCAGCCTCAGTTTCATTGAGGATGATCACGCAGCGCTACAAAAGCAGCGTGTTGTAGAGCAGGCACAGCAAATAAGACATGTTGTTGCTGATGGCTTGCGTTTGGCACAACTTGAGTTCGAACAAAATTTGGCAGAAATTACTGAAGAGCCGCTGACGAAACGAGGCTGGAATACTTTCACTGACCAACAGAATGGGGTGGTGTTGGGCGCGAAACTAAATGAAGTCGAACTTGATGACTCATTTACTCCGCCAATTTCCTGGGGCGATCTACGCATGATTCGAGCTATTGGTAAGGATCAATTCATCGAACCGGAGGCGTTTGAGTTTAACGATATCTGGTATCTTCGCCTCGCCAAAGTTGTTACCCAAGCTGGCGACGCGCAAGCAGTAGCCTATATGCAAACCGTACCGCTTAATTATTTTTCCGAGTTACTACTCCCTCAGCTGTCTAATGGCCGGGTCATATTGCTTCAACAGCTACCGCAAGGTCGGGCGCAAATGATTCTTAGTCAAGGAGCTGGTGAAGGCACGCATCGCGAACGGATTAGAATAAGCGGCATCTGGATGGCAGAGTTTGATGCTAGTGATCAATGGTTAACTCAAGTCGATAAAGATTACAGTTTGGTTTACTACGCCCTAGCGATTAGTGCATTGATCTGCTTATTGGGAGTGGTCATGGCGCGTCGAATTTACCAATACGAAGCTAGTATGAGGGAGGAGTCCAAAAAGGGCTTACGTAAATCCTCCACGGCTCATGATGCAAAATGGGCGGAAGTACCACACCATGTGTTTCGTGATTATGATATCCGCGGCCGTGCCGAAGAGCTAACTGACGAACTTGTGTTGAACCTCGGCAGAGCTTTGGGTACCAAGGTGCTTTCAGCACAAGGTGAAGGGATGTACGTGTGCCGTGATGAACGAAGCTCATCTCCCCGGCTACACAGAGCTTTGATTAAGGGGATTCTGGAAACCGGCTGTCATGTTGTGGATATTGGTACAGGACCTTCCGGCAAGCTCTATTACGCCACTGAAGTGGGGCGTCATCAATCTGGAGTCATGATAACCGCTAGTCACAACCCAAAGGACTACAATGGTTTTAAAATTGTGATAGGCGGCAAGGTGCTGGATGGAAAGCGGGTTCGTGATATTAAATCACTGGTTGTTGCCAACAAATTTGCTTCAGGGACGGGAGAATTTCATGAAGAGAGCTTGGATAATGAGTATCTTGAGCGTCTGACCCAGGGCATTACCGAGTCGATATCCTATAAGGTGGCTGTGGATGCTGGTAATGGCATCGCCGGTCCCACCGCATTATCGGTGTTGAAGTTAGTAGGTTGCGAGCCGATACCGCTTTTTTGTGATCCCGATGGTGATTTTCCTAACCATGACCCAGATCCCTCGCACTTACCAAATCTCGATACACTCAGGCAGCGAGTGATTGACCACCAAGCAGATTTCGGCATCGCACTAGATGGTGACGGCGACCGCCTGTTTATGATTGATGAGCTTGGCCAGATTATTATGCCGGATAAATTACTAATGTTACTCGCCCGCGATGTCTGCGCTCGGAGGCCCAACAGTAAGGTGGTCTTCGACATTAAGAGTTCTAGTACCATTAACGAGTTCATCGAGCGTTATCAGGGGGAAGGGTTAGTTTGTAAGTCTGGTCATTCCAACGTGCGCAATAAAATGGTTCAAGAAAATGCTATCCTTGGAGGAGAGTTATCGGGACATTTATTCATCGCCGATGATTGGTATGGCTTTGATGATGGGATCTATGCAGCACTGCGGATTATTCAGCTTCTGAATCAACGCCAGCAGCCCCTAAGTGAATTCGTAGCCACGCTACCCAAGAGCTATTCGTCTGCCGAAATCAGGATTCCAGTGAGTGCCGATTACAGTGCGCATCTATTAGATCTTATGAATGATCACCAGGATTGGAAAGATATTGCTACTTTCCTACTATTGGATGGAGTTCGTGTTGAATTTACTGATGGTTGGGGCTTGGTTCGTCCATCCAACACTGAAAGTGCGGTGACGTTCCGCTTTGAGTCTGATACCGAAGATGGTTTGGCGGCGGTGAGACAACGATTTTATGACCTCTTAAGTAGCGCATTCGACGATATAGACTGGAATGAGCTCATCGAAGATTTACGATAA